A region from the Kineothrix sp. IPX-CK genome encodes:
- a CDS encoding GntR family transcriptional regulator yields the protein MAGYDVKQEVTDKYSLRGRVFNKIREDILNGKYKDHEELKEIAIGEELGVSRTPVREAFRQLELEGLIQIVPNKGAYVTGITAKDVQDIYMIRSLLEGLCAKWATENITKEQLEELEENVYLADFHASKGHLDQMADLDNRFHHILYEACNSKQLERLLVDFHEYVLRVRKKTLTNGGRGKTSNNEHRSIMEAIKEKDKDKAQELANRHIINAYDNMVKNGLYNIYGTSEN from the coding sequence ATGGCAGGTTATGATGTAAAGCAGGAGGTCACTGATAAGTATTCCTTGAGGGGACGGGTATTCAATAAAATACGGGAAGATATATTAAACGGAAAATATAAAGACCACGAGGAACTTAAAGAAATAGCTATCGGTGAGGAGCTGGGAGTAAGCAGGACTCCGGTGAGGGAGGCGTTCCGCCAGCTGGAGCTGGAGGGACTGATTCAGATTGTACCGAACAAGGGAGCTTACGTTACCGGAATTACTGCTAAGGATGTCCAGGATATTTATATGATTCGTTCTCTTTTGGAGGGGCTTTGCGCCAAATGGGCAACAGAAAACATTACCAAGGAACAGCTTGAGGAGCTGGAGGAGAATGTATATCTGGCCGATTTTCATGCGTCAAAAGGGCATCTGGATCAGATGGCAGATTTAGATAACCGCTTTCATCATATTTTATATGAGGCATGTAACAGCAAGCAGTTAGAACGCTTGCTCGTTGACTTTCACGAATATGTGCTGAGGGTCAGGAAGAAGACGTTGACCAACGGGGGAAGAGGAAAGACCTCCAATAACGAGCACAGGAGCATTATGGAAGCGATTAAGGAGAAGGATAAGGACAAGGCGCAGGAGCTTGCGAACAGGCATATCATCAATGCTTATGACAATATGGTAAAGAACGGACTGTACAATATCTACGGCACCAGTGAAAATTGA
- a CDS encoding 2-isopropylmalate synthase, producing the protein MRENNSTFENRPVTMNEKNNLLQIEEHMYILDDVEKPNVFRNMFPYSEIPKIPFNDRIVPHNVPKEIWITDTTFRDGQQSRAPYTTEQIVTIYDYLHKLGGPNGLIRASEFFLYSKKDRDAVYKCMERGYQFPEVTSWIRASKEDFKLVKEIGMKETGILVSCSDYHIFLKLKMTRRQAMEHYLSVIRECLEEGISPRCHLEDITRADIYGFVVPFCVELMKLMEEYNIPIKIRACDTMGYGVNYAGAVIPRSVQGIIYAIHTHAGVPHALIEWHGHNDFYKAVANSTTAWLYGCAGVNTSLFGIGERTGNTPLEAMVFEYAQLKGTLDGMDTTVITELADYFEKEIGYEIPPRTPFVGKNFNVTRAGIHADGLLKNEEIYNIFDTEKFLNRPVLCAVSDTSGLAGIAHWMNTYFKLHDDKQVDKNSVLVQEVKKWVDEEYAGGRITVLTDEELIDQINAACEKLNLTIG; encoded by the coding sequence ATGAGAGAAAATAACAGCACATTTGAAAACCGTCCTGTGACGATGAATGAAAAAAATAATCTTCTTCAAATAGAGGAGCATATGTATATTTTGGATGACGTGGAAAAGCCCAATGTCTTCCGCAACATGTTCCCTTATTCGGAAATCCCCAAGATTCCGTTCAACGACAGAATCGTACCGCATAATGTACCCAAAGAAATATGGATTACGGATACAACATTTCGTGATGGACAGCAATCCAGAGCGCCCTATACGACGGAGCAAATTGTAACAATTTATGACTACCTCCACAAGCTCGGCGGCCCTAACGGATTGATTCGTGCCAGCGAATTTTTCTTATATAGCAAGAAGGATAGAGATGCTGTTTACAAATGTATGGAGCGGGGATATCAATTCCCCGAGGTAACCAGCTGGATACGGGCGAGTAAGGAAGACTTTAAGCTGGTAAAGGAAATAGGAATGAAGGAGACGGGGATTCTCGTAAGCTGCTCAGATTATCATATTTTCTTAAAGCTCAAGATGACGAGAAGACAGGCAATGGAACATTACTTAAGTGTTATCCGAGAGTGTCTGGAGGAGGGAATCAGCCCCAGATGCCATTTAGAGGATATTACGAGGGCTGATATTTACGGCTTTGTAGTGCCGTTTTGTGTGGAACTCATGAAATTGATGGAGGAATATAATATTCCTATTAAAATACGGGCTTGCGATACGATGGGATATGGTGTAAACTATGCGGGGGCAGTAATACCCAGAAGCGTGCAAGGTATCATCTATGCGATTCATACACATGCGGGCGTTCCGCATGCGCTGATCGAATGGCACGGACACAACGACTTTTATAAAGCGGTAGCAAATTCTACTACAGCATGGCTGTACGGATGTGCGGGCGTGAATACGTCGTTGTTTGGTATTGGCGAGCGTACCGGCAACACTCCGTTAGAAGCGATGGTATTCGAGTATGCACAGCTGAAAGGTACCTTAGACGGCATGGATACAACTGTTATCACGGAACTGGCGGATTATTTCGAGAAAGAAATCGGATACGAGATACCTCCGAGAACGCCGTTTGTCGGTAAGAATTTTAACGTTACCAGAGCAGGCATCCATGCGGACGGTTTACTCAAAAATGAAGAAATATATAATATATTTGATACGGAGAAGTTTTTAAACAGGCCAGTGCTCTGTGCGGTAAGCGATACCTCCGGTCTGGCGGGAATCGCTCACTGGATGAATACGTATTTCAAGCTGCACGATGATAAGCAGGTGGATAAGAACTCCGTGCTGGTGCAGGAAGTGAAGAAGTGGGTGGATGAAGAATATGCCGGCGGACGGATTACGGTGCTGACGGACGAAGAGTTGATCGACCAAATCAATGCGGCATGTGAAAAACTGAACCTTACAATCGGCTGA
- a CDS encoding S8 family peptidase, with protein MFRVRQQVGCTDELVASCNIGRNGEVDDIRVAVLDTGVGSHPDLEGRVEAFYDFLHGGRTAYDDSGHGTHVIGSIGGSGKASGGMYKGIAPYCRLIVGKVLDENGDGNIDNMRKGIEWVLDNRERYKIRVLNISIGIGHIDDKSRMNELIHTVDAAWDSGIVVVCAAGNMGPEPMTISPLGASKKVITVGCHEGGFFSGKSSLCEDYSGRGPSPYAVKKPDVVAPGTDIISCNVACRSTFRGYKNAYTKKSGTSMATPIVSGAAALLLQKYPFLTNEQVKRKINYSATDLHEPWTKQGWGMVNVGRMLSL; from the coding sequence ATGTTTAGAGTCAGACAGCAAGTGGGCTGTACGGATGAGCTCGTAGCATCCTGCAATATTGGAAGAAATGGTGAGGTAGATGATATAAGGGTGGCGGTGCTGGATACCGGAGTAGGCAGTCATCCGGATTTAGAAGGCAGAGTAGAGGCTTTTTATGATTTTCTTCACGGGGGAAGGACTGCTTATGACGACAGCGGTCATGGAACCCACGTTATCGGCAGTATCGGAGGAAGCGGAAAAGCTTCCGGCGGAATGTATAAAGGGATTGCTCCTTATTGCCGTCTGATCGTAGGAAAAGTATTAGATGAGAACGGTGACGGTAATATAGATAATATGAGGAAGGGAATAGAGTGGGTACTGGATAATAGGGAGAGATATAAAATAAGAGTGCTTAATATTTCCATCGGAATAGGGCATATCGACGATAAAAGCAGAATGAACGAACTGATCCACACAGTAGATGCGGCCTGGGACAGCGGAATCGTGGTGGTCTGCGCCGCAGGCAATATGGGACCGGAACCTATGACAATATCGCCGCTTGGCGCCAGCAAAAAAGTAATAACGGTGGGATGTCACGAAGGAGGGTTCTTCAGCGGGAAGAGCTCGCTGTGCGAAGATTATTCGGGCAGAGGGCCGTCACCCTATGCGGTAAAGAAACCGGATGTAGTCGCTCCCGGCACGGACATCATATCCTGCAACGTAGCCTGCCGCTCCACGTTTCGGGGGTATAAGAACGCTTATACGAAAAAAAGCGGAACATCTATGGCCACCCCTATCGTTTCGGGGGCGGCAGCCTTGCTTTTGCAGAAATATCCTTTCCTGACCAATGAGCAGGTAAAGAGAAAAATCAATTACAGCGCTACGGATTTACATGAACCTTGGACGAAGCAGGGCTGGGGAATGGTAAATGTAGGAAGAATGCTCTCACTTTAA
- a CDS encoding leucine-rich repeat domain-containing protein, whose amino-acid sequence MNKKCKILFGVLLLVAIAALRLPLLQVEAESSSASDFQMKGDTLVNYTGTASAVSIPVSVKHIGKEAFSGHTELKKIEIPGYVESIDYNAFSGCSSLENVVIPDTVTKIGNGAFSGCSSLKSVTIGKKLDTLGNGVFVNCTALSEIKLSKNNTEFAYDSGVIYSKDKTVVYAMIPGYAQETYKMPSTVKEIKNNAFWGCMNLKKVEIGSNVKKIPDYAFANCQNLEKILFPYSVTAIGIKAFSDCINLGGIEIPVSVSSIHETAFDGCPKLVITAEEGSYAAEYEAKRDKSQVAQSEYQEVTKTSDERGQDGADSSDNSDTGTTLGQSTIVGGNAVVFIDNSRSKVLSGNVQTEDEQSSAASSEVMGDGQTSGGYSKYTIVNGKKIAAQAYYGNTALTEYEMPGTIEEIGDFSFARTGLTYVTIPEGVTTIGYGAFYHADNLASVSIPDTVTTIEPSAFDKTKWMEDCLVNRRDPFTVVGDGILIAYGGVGDKVEVPEGVKQIGAEVFKGHTEITAVTLPDTCTIVGEDAFAGCSNLTVISGGDNLKEIKDRAFSGCPISTIKIPASVEKIGLKAYDITDTIKEDGSEVAVFLGKSIPGVSYEKTATRLINEEDRDSVLKGVNVAIVNDSVTPEAVRGTALDYDGGFRGLVCSVEKAAEDGTQGRLRIKFIVMRQEDVNDNTIPSEVTVYGKRYKISNPREAVEYVSGSKAEVSGQGTVSVEVNSATLSGTPAATAQLSGINANYVLNISDNAGAGSTISAAYKKAVSGGKIVSLQVYDLALYDAETLIPISKTGKQQMTVTIPKPMGVAQDALQVACLDEDGQLEKVDFRLVTINGATCVQFSAQRFTVYGFFN is encoded by the coding sequence ATGAATAAAAAATGTAAGATTCTTTTTGGCGTGTTGCTCCTTGTTGCAATAGCAGCACTCCGGCTTCCCCTGCTTCAGGTGGAAGCAGAATCATCATCAGCTTCCGATTTCCAGATGAAGGGTGATACGCTGGTAAATTATACGGGTACGGCTAGTGCCGTGTCTATTCCGGTATCGGTGAAACACATTGGAAAAGAAGCTTTTTCGGGACATACGGAACTTAAAAAGATCGAGATTCCGGGATATGTGGAAAGTATTGATTATAATGCGTTCAGCGGATGCAGTTCGTTGGAAAATGTAGTTATACCCGATACTGTTACGAAAATCGGCAACGGAGCGTTCAGCGGATGCAGCAGTCTGAAATCCGTAACAATAGGAAAGAAGTTAGATACTCTCGGCAATGGGGTGTTCGTGAATTGTACGGCTCTTAGCGAAATTAAGCTGAGCAAAAATAATACGGAGTTTGCCTACGATTCCGGTGTGATTTACAGTAAGGATAAGACCGTCGTGTACGCCATGATTCCGGGATATGCGCAGGAAACCTATAAGATGCCTTCCACAGTGAAGGAAATTAAGAATAATGCTTTTTGGGGATGTATGAATCTCAAAAAAGTAGAAATAGGAAGTAATGTTAAGAAGATACCGGATTATGCATTTGCCAATTGTCAGAATCTGGAAAAAATTTTGTTCCCGTATTCTGTTACCGCTATAGGAATTAAGGCTTTTTCGGATTGTATTAACTTGGGCGGCATCGAAATACCGGTATCCGTTTCCTCCATACATGAGACGGCTTTCGATGGTTGTCCGAAGCTTGTCATTACTGCAGAAGAAGGTTCCTATGCGGCGGAATATGAAGCTAAGCGCGATAAATCCCAGGTGGCCCAAAGCGAGTATCAGGAGGTGACTAAGACCTCAGATGAAAGAGGGCAGGATGGAGCTGACAGCTCGGATAATTCAGATACCGGGACTACATTGGGACAAAGTACAATTGTGGGCGGCAATGCGGTAGTGTTTATAGATAACAGCCGTTCCAAGGTGCTGTCTGGAAATGTGCAGACGGAAGATGAACAGAGCAGTGCCGCATCCTCAGAGGTGATGGGAGACGGACAGACTTCCGGCGGCTATTCCAAGTATACGATTGTAAACGGTAAGAAAATTGCGGCTCAGGCATATTATGGCAACACAGCTTTGACGGAATATGAGATGCCGGGGACGATAGAGGAAATAGGAGATTTCTCCTTTGCAAGGACGGGACTAACCTATGTTACGATACCTGAGGGTGTTACGACTATCGGATACGGAGCGTTTTACCATGCGGATAATCTGGCTTCCGTGTCCATTCCGGACACGGTAACGACGATAGAACCTTCGGCTTTCGATAAGACGAAGTGGATGGAGGATTGCCTGGTCAATAGAAGAGATCCGTTCACAGTAGTTGGAGACGGTATTTTGATTGCTTATGGCGGAGTCGGCGATAAGGTGGAAGTGCCGGAAGGGGTAAAGCAGATCGGTGCGGAAGTATTTAAAGGACACACCGAGATAACGGCGGTTACCCTGCCAGATACTTGTACCATTGTGGGAGAGGACGCTTTTGCCGGATGCAGTAATCTTACCGTCATATCCGGCGGCGATAATTTAAAGGAAATAAAGGACAGGGCATTTTCTGGATGTCCGATCAGTACCATAAAGATTCCCGCCTCTGTGGAGAAAATAGGTTTAAAGGCCTATGATATAACCGATACGATAAAAGAGGATGGAAGCGAGGTCGCTGTTTTCTTAGGCAAGAGCATACCTGGCGTATCTTATGAGAAAACGGCAACCAGATTGATAAATGAAGAGGATAGAGACTCCGTGCTAAAAGGCGTGAATGTTGCTATTGTAAATGACAGCGTGACGCCTGAGGCAGTGAGAGGTACCGCTTTGGACTATGATGGTGGATTCCGGGGACTTGTCTGCAGTGTTGAGAAGGCTGCAGAAGATGGCACGCAGGGACGGTTAAGAATTAAGTTTATCGTCATGCGCCAAGAGGATGTGAATGACAATACGATTCCAAGTGAGGTAACGGTATATGGTAAGCGCTATAAAATATCCAATCCGAGAGAAGCTGTAGAGTATGTTTCAGGCAGCAAAGCGGAGGTATCAGGACAAGGGACAGTATCTGTGGAAGTAAATAGCGCTACTTTATCAGGGACACCGGCAGCAACAGCGCAGCTATCAGGAATCAATGCAAATTATGTTTTAAATATCAGTGATAATGCCGGCGCCGGAAGTACCATAAGCGCTGCATATAAAAAGGCGGTGTCGGGCGGCAAGATTGTAAGCCTGCAGGTTTACGACCTCGCGCTGTACGATGCGGAGACGCTGATTCCTATCAGCAAGACGGGAAAACAGCAAATGACGGTAACTATTCCCAAGCCCATGGGAGTAGCGCAGGATGCTCTTCAGGTCGCATGCTTGGATGAGGATGGGCAGTTAGAAAAGGTGGATTTCCGTTTGGTAACAATAAACGGTGCAACCTGCGTACAGTTCAGTGCTCAGCGTTTTACCGTATATGGATTTTTTAATTGA
- a CDS encoding leucine-rich repeat protein: MAKGKDTKKKNLKLRRQLRKTLGCLFMVSAIIVTTIPVTPAEAAGEWDTVGNPWAKSLTSTKNGGAVPFLDANDRIYQTEDGTFQFAYVDDKGDSESINSNKFAVITGYLKTQSLTGGKLTIPNTVDAYVKYTDTLGTTGGYAAAGKNGKPLYYKSTKTVYVNTENPTDVYQADGTWAKEVTTTPKQVFDKLNPCSKESKGIWSPDGEQDVDLFYYTGNTTGIPASDADLTDETKWELASGNTTGRIMDAKVSYIGNEYSAYDSSKGDWKIQGSSTSAESVFGGTGEGKVAANITSLIIGSNLLGIGDYAFYNCFNIEAISFSNGLNTLGNWSFANCGNLISVEMPYNAMIATIGHHAFYNCGNLKSFALPTVTNTIGDSAFENCTSLTTMELIRTEEGTDKNSNLQKIGYKAFKNCTSLQSLTLPKSYNGLDDNGNPYFHLSTVQGCKSLKFISTQSETMDFVTDKEESDGDIDGAYGFKEFKADVGETFYIEAPGYVSGSNNTTKTPSHKTANTTKTEAGSTVNPIAFKYYGEDKYEIVVPSTGTKDGTPVAVGLVYAVNSGGDLIVFRVEDVDGNSTTGIKVPELTMPEQIGPYGIYTIAYGSFNDNCWVEKVTIPASVKTIAAKAFQGSHNLKHVIFTEAANIESIGADAFATQEIRTTAPAHLTGGQDGYSCKDEEFLDGTPFLSFSGTVENSKGTNTAPFKYAMKADANINEGRQPITYITYYSGFPSNLTIKYNPNISAAELQGFPTKAEVEGGYKNTDGTGTGTVSGNSSIEEYLYPYITSAISSEAENAFTGSNPTENQVNMKNSVYNVVIPTGVTAIKEGLFSGLDTNGNTLGTTTTPASDIKSITTKSIATIESYTFAQMPELTSAYISGASVISDYAFDESAKLTSADIGPDTATLGLRPFRGCTSLTNVTFTDSQYFAYSNGIIYGLTSGVKTKIVECLESRGNAIGSGLVGPDEFSGIKEIAKEAFMDCDDIGEVDLTKSSVVEIPERCFAESKLLYKVTLPGTARAIRGGAFWNTPILKFVQIPNGVQQIAANAFAYTPFEDGTGVYGSDFWPQNDQAAKHKVEIVCDPTSNAALYAADYSYLMQTDSVDLLTKWSVMFFDASDESNLVLIKDTQVTHGQNVELPTPPDHTAKGLTFDRWSPSETIFNPVTQDREILALYKAKDATTYTVRFFDYNKAVMSDYTQEVVSGKDAVPPSADKMAVDGKVFTGWDRAYTNITAAVDIYATYTDKVEGTYTVTFWADSEMTTMIGKPQQVTAGESAIEPAHPTKTGYKFSGWFPATSWQNVTKDLDVVAMFTSGSSDDDDDNGNNNGNNNNNGNNGSNGSNGSSSDNSVSGNTTKYTVVVHGGSGSGDYTPGTIVNINAYATADGKVFDKWTSSSAGVGFVDASAISTTFTMPSNNVDITANLKTGSSSSVSSNSRNTLRNSTTSVDVTKSGISNTDLASANVNGSSDNYVIRITEDAQATAAVIAALEAKYGDLSNIAYWPMDISLYDSTGQTKITDVSGITVDITLPLPDELVQYAGNNKAASVVNSQLEELGAKFTTIDGVPCIQFTATHFSPYTIYVDKANLTEGLIDATPKTGDPIHPKWFLAIGLACISVILFAKKDKVQPKVKTA, encoded by the coding sequence ATGGCTAAGGGTAAGGATACAAAGAAGAAGAATTTAAAATTACGGAGGCAGCTTAGGAAGACGCTGGGATGTTTGTTTATGGTTTCGGCGATCATTGTGACGACGATTCCGGTGACGCCGGCAGAGGCTGCGGGTGAGTGGGATACGGTAGGTAATCCGTGGGCTAAGTCTTTGACCAGTACGAAGAACGGGGGAGCAGTTCCTTTTTTGGATGCGAATGACCGGATATATCAGACGGAAGACGGTACCTTTCAGTTTGCTTATGTAGATGATAAAGGTGACAGCGAAAGTATCAATTCTAATAAATTTGCTGTCATTACGGGATATTTAAAAACGCAGTCTCTGACAGGCGGAAAGCTGACGATTCCCAATACCGTAGACGCTTATGTAAAGTATACGGATACGTTGGGAACTACTGGAGGTTATGCAGCGGCCGGTAAGAATGGAAAACCCTTGTATTATAAATCCACCAAGACGGTGTATGTGAATACAGAAAATCCTACTGACGTGTATCAAGCAGATGGAACATGGGCAAAAGAGGTTACGACGACTCCGAAGCAAGTGTTTGATAAATTAAATCCATGTAGTAAAGAATCCAAAGGGATATGGAGCCCGGACGGGGAACAGGATGTTGACTTATTTTATTACACGGGTAACACGACCGGGATTCCTGCCAGTGATGCAGATTTAACGGATGAGACTAAATGGGAACTCGCTTCGGGAAATACTACAGGCCGGATCATGGATGCTAAGGTTTCTTATATAGGAAATGAGTATTCGGCTTATGATTCCTCAAAAGGGGATTGGAAAATTCAAGGTTCTTCCACCAGTGCGGAGAGCGTATTTGGAGGAACCGGTGAAGGTAAAGTGGCGGCGAATATTACAAGCTTGATTATAGGCAGTAACTTATTAGGAATTGGTGATTACGCTTTTTATAATTGCTTCAATATTGAAGCTATATCCTTTTCCAATGGATTAAATACGTTGGGCAACTGGTCCTTTGCCAACTGCGGGAATCTGATTTCGGTGGAAATGCCTTATAATGCGATGATTGCTACAATAGGACATCACGCGTTTTACAATTGCGGAAACCTGAAGTCCTTTGCATTACCTACGGTCACGAATACGATAGGAGATTCGGCATTTGAGAACTGTACAAGCTTAACAACCATGGAACTGATAAGAACGGAAGAAGGAACCGATAAGAATTCTAACCTTCAGAAAATCGGATATAAGGCGTTCAAGAATTGCACCTCCCTGCAGTCCCTGACACTCCCCAAAAGCTATAATGGATTGGACGACAACGGCAATCCGTATTTTCATTTATCTACGGTGCAGGGCTGTAAAAGTCTTAAATTTATATCCACCCAGAGCGAAACGATGGACTTCGTAACGGATAAGGAGGAGTCTGATGGCGATATTGACGGAGCATATGGATTTAAGGAGTTTAAAGCTGATGTAGGAGAAACCTTCTATATCGAAGCACCGGGGTATGTGTCCGGATCGAACAATACGACAAAGACTCCTTCCCATAAGACCGCCAATACGACGAAAACAGAGGCGGGCAGTACGGTAAACCCTATTGCCTTTAAATATTATGGCGAGGATAAATATGAAATAGTAGTACCTTCGACGGGCACTAAGGATGGGACGCCCGTAGCTGTTGGACTTGTTTATGCCGTGAATTCAGGGGGAGATCTCATTGTATTCCGAGTGGAAGATGTTGATGGAAATTCTACAACAGGAATAAAAGTTCCGGAGCTTACCATGCCGGAGCAAATTGGACCATATGGGATTTATACCATTGCATACGGCAGCTTTAATGATAATTGCTGGGTAGAAAAGGTCACGATACCGGCATCGGTAAAAACGATCGCTGCCAAGGCATTCCAAGGCAGCCATAACCTGAAACATGTTATTTTTACAGAGGCGGCTAATATAGAGAGTATCGGTGCCGACGCATTTGCAACTCAGGAGATAAGAACTACTGCGCCTGCTCATTTAACAGGCGGACAAGATGGTTATTCTTGTAAGGATGAAGAATTTTTGGATGGAACGCCCTTCCTTAGTTTTTCGGGAACGGTTGAAAACTCTAAGGGAACCAATACGGCACCTTTTAAATATGCGATGAAGGCCGATGCCAATATTAATGAAGGAAGACAGCCGATTACATATATAACCTATTACAGCGGATTTCCCTCTAATTTGACGATTAAGTATAATCCGAATATAAGCGCTGCGGAATTGCAGGGATTTCCTACGAAGGCAGAGGTCGAGGGTGGATATAAAAATACAGACGGAACTGGAACGGGCACCGTTAGTGGAAATAGTAGCATAGAAGAATATTTATATCCTTATATTACCAGCGCAATAAGCTCTGAAGCAGAAAACGCTTTTACAGGTTCAAATCCTACGGAAAATCAGGTGAATATGAAAAATTCCGTATACAATGTTGTAATACCGACAGGAGTTACTGCGATTAAAGAAGGTTTGTTTTCTGGGCTGGATACGAATGGAAATACTCTAGGAACGACAACTACGCCGGCGAGTGATATTAAGAGCATAACGACAAAGAGTATTGCTACGATTGAGTCTTATACTTTCGCACAAATGCCGGAGTTGACCAGCGCTTATATAAGCGGAGCATCCGTCATAAGTGACTATGCTTTTGATGAAAGTGCCAAGCTTACATCGGCAGACATCGGTCCTGATACGGCCACCCTTGGGTTACGTCCGTTTAGAGGCTGTACCAGTCTGACAAATGTGACATTTACGGACAGCCAGTATTTTGCTTACAGCAACGGAATTATTTATGGCTTGACGAGCGGAGTGAAAACGAAGATCGTAGAATGCCTGGAGAGCAGGGGAAATGCGATAGGCTCCGGTTTGGTAGGACCCGATGAATTTTCCGGAATAAAAGAGATTGCAAAAGAAGCATTCATGGATTGTGACGATATCGGTGAAGTGGATTTGACTAAATCTTCAGTTGTCGAAATTCCGGAAAGATGTTTTGCGGAAAGTAAATTATTATATAAGGTAACATTGCCCGGTACCGCCAGAGCGATTAGGGGCGGTGCGTTTTGGAATACGCCGATACTTAAATTTGTGCAAATACCCAATGGTGTACAGCAGATTGCGGCTAATGCTTTTGCATATACTCCTTTCGAGGATGGAACCGGCGTGTACGGATCCGATTTCTGGCCGCAGAACGATCAGGCTGCTAAGCATAAGGTTGAAATTGTCTGTGATCCAACAAGTAATGCAGCACTATATGCAGCAGATTACAGCTATCTCATGCAGACGGACAGCGTTGACCTTTTAACGAAGTGGTCGGTAATGTTCTTCGATGCATCGGATGAAAGTAACCTTGTGCTTATCAAGGATACTCAGGTTACACACGGTCAGAATGTTGAATTGCCCACACCTCCGGATCATACTGCAAAGGGATTGACCTTCGATAGATGGTCGCCGAGTGAGACTATATTCAACCCGGTTACTCAGGATAGAGAAATATTAGCGCTCTATAAAGCGAAGGACGCTACGACTTATACGGTAAGATTTTTCGACTATAATAAAGCTGTAATGAGTGATTATACGCAGGAAGTAGTATCGGGCAAGGATGCCGTTCCGCCCTCAGCGGATAAGATGGCGGTAGACGGAAAGGTATTTACCGGCTGGGACAGAGCTTATACCAATATCACGGCGGCAGTAGATATTTATGCTACTTATACGGATAAGGTTGAGGGAACCTACACAGTAACATTCTGGGCTGATTCAGAAATGACGACCATGATAGGAAAGCCTCAGCAGGTGACGGCAGGGGAAAGTGCGATTGAACCGGCTCACCCGACCAAGACGGGATATAAATTCAGCGGGTGGTTCCCGGCAACATCTTGGCAGAATGTGACAAAGGATCTGGATGTAGTCGCGATGTTTACATCGGGCAGCAGTGACGATGATGACGATAACGGTAACAACAACGGTAATAACAATAATAATGGTAATAACGGGAGCAATGGAAGCAATGGAAGCAGCAGCGACAATTCGGTTTCCGGCAATACCACAAAATATACGGTTGTAGTGCACGGAGGAAGTGGAAGCGGTGATTATACACCCGGTACAATCGTTAACATCAATGCATATGCGACGGCCGATGGAAAAGTATTTGATAAATGGACGAGTTCTTCTGCCGGAGTAGGATTTGTAGATGCAAGTGCTATTTCCACTACCTTTACGATGCCTTCAAACAATGTAGATATTACAGCAAATTTAAAGACGGGAAGTTCCTCTTCCGTATCGAGCAATTCGAGAAATACGCTTCGCAATTCGACGACAAGCGTGGATGTGACAAAGAGCGGAATATCCAATACGGATCTGGCGTCGGCAAATGTGAACGGTTCTTCGGACAACTATGTAATCAGGATAACGGAGGACGCACAGGCGACGGCGGCTGTTATAGCGGCTTTGGAGGCGAAATACGGCGATCTCAGTAATATTGCTTATTGGCCGATGGATATCAGCTTGTACGATTCTACGGGGCAGACTAAGATAACGGATGTGAGCGGAATAACTGTAGATATTACGCTGCCTCTGCCGGACGAACTGGTTCAGTATGCCGGCAACAACAAAGCTGCAAGCGTGGTTAATTCCCAACTGGAGGAATTAGGAGCGAAGTTCACGACGATTGACGGAGTACCTTGTATTCAGTTTACGGCAACGCATTTTTCACCGTACACGATTTATGTAGATAAAGCGAACCTTACGGAAGGTCTGATCGATGCGACACCTAAGACAGGGGATCCGATTCATCCGAAGTGGTTCCTTGCAATAGGACTTGCATGCATTTCTGTTATTTTATTTGCGAAGAAGGATAAAGTACAGCCAAAAGTAAAAACGGCTTAA